The Salvelinus sp. IW2-2015 unplaced genomic scaffold, ASM291031v2 Un_scaffold1491, whole genome shotgun sequence genome includes a window with the following:
- the LOC112071004 gene encoding LOW QUALITY PROTEIN: zinc finger C4H2 domain-containing protein-like (The sequence of the model RefSeq protein was modified relative to this genomic sequence to represent the inferred CDS: deleted 1 base in 1 codon): protein MGDEQEIMCKLENIMEIRNKTVQMQKIKSRLKSEFESLESEEKHLKEYKQEMDLLLQEKMAHVEELRLIHADINVLESTIKHRENDLNKLLETTRRLHDEYTPLKEHVDALRMTLGLHRLPNLNEEEEKLSLDYFEKQKAEWQKEPHEPTIPESLAAAAAAAQQLQVSRKQDARQTATFRQQPPPMKACLSCHQQIHRNAPICPLCKAKSRSRNPKKPKRKPDE from the exons ATGGGGGACGAACAAGAGATCATGTGCAAACTAGAAAACATTATGGAAATACG GAATAAGACGGTACAGATGCAGAAGATCAAGTCTCGTCTGAAGTCAGAGTTTGAGTCCCTAGAGTCTGAGGAGAAACATCTGAAGGAATACAAACAGGAGATGGACCTCCTTCTGCAGGAGAAGATGGCCCATGTGGAGGAGCTACGACTCATACATGCTGATATCAACGTG CTGGAGAGCACTATAAAGCATCGTGAGAACGACCTGAACAAGCTGCTGGAGACGACGCGGAGGCTCCATGATGAGTACACACCCCTG AAGGAACATGTAGATGCCCTGAGGATGACCCTGGGCCTTCACAGACTGCCCAACCTcaacgaagaggaggagaaactcTCTCTGGA TTACTTTGAGAAGCAGAAGGCTGAGTGGCAGAAGGAGCCTCATGAGCCCACCATCCCAGAATCCCTTGCAGCAGCGGCTGCCGCGGCCCAACAGCTCCAGGTCTCCCGGAAACAAGATGCCCGCCAGACCGCCACCTTCAGACAACAGCCTCCTCCCATGAAG gCCTGTCTGTCATGCCACCAACAGATCCATCGTAACGCTCCTATCTGTCCACTGTGTAAGGCCAAGAGTCGCTCCCGCAACCCCAAGAAACCCAAGAGGAAGCCTGACGAGTAG
- the cuedc2 gene encoding CUE domain-containing protein 2, whose amino-acid sequence MDLHKIIHDTLQDFIQTCIPEADLSSLDDVLLPYITGVLEDLGSQESVEENFDVEVFVEMLEAYIPGFAEIDSVNVCDMMFSLASKLATARSSENSVPKARMEVPLAVSDTSTGSPVREMHCLTTQTEGATARVPFSEWEAQEPLLLEMFPKCRLSEARSALSIAKGDMEEAVRLIIEGDIQLSYTPLNVNHGKMASPQAEQKMKESILEKYMLVDREEDKKTHRPVAPKDAPKKLVRYHSNQVVTTKGERYQLVKKEETEEVKKTYVSIKPARKYRFH is encoded by the coding sequence ATGGACCTTCACAAGATAATCCACGATACCCTGCAGGACTTCATTCAGACATGCATTCCCGAAGCAGACCTGAGTTCCCTGGATGATGTGTTGCTTCCCTACATCACTGGAGTCCTGGAGGATCTGGGATCTCAGGAGAGCGTGGAGGAGAACTTTGACGTGGAGGTCTTTGTAGAAATGCTGGAGGCCTACATTCCTGGCTTTGCTGAAATTGACAGTGTTAATGTTTGTGATATGATGTTCAGCCTGGCTTCAAAACTAGCCACAGCCCGGAGTTCAGAAAATAGTGTGCCAAAGGCTAGAATGGAGGTCCCACTGGCAGTCAGCGATACCTCCACTGGGTCTCCTGTGAGAGAGATGCACTGTCTTACTACACAGACTGAGGGGGCCACCGCCAGGGTGCCATTCTCTGAGTGGGAGGCCCAGGAGCCGCTCCTTCTGGAGATGTTCCCCAAGTGCAGACTATCAGAGGCCAGGAGTGCCTTGTCCATTGCTAAAGGTGACATGGAGGAGGCTGTCCGCCTCATCATCGAAGGAGACATCCAGCTCAGCTACACACCTCTAAACGTAAACCATGGGAAGATGGCTTCCCCTCAGGCAGAGCAGAAGATGAAAGAGAGCATCCTGGAGAAGTACATGCTAGTGGACAGGGAGGAGGATAAGAAAACACACAGGCCTGTTGCACCTAAAGATGCCCCTAAAAAACTGGTGCGTTACCACAGCAACCAGGTGGTGACCACAAAAGGGGAGCGGTACCAACTGGTGAAGaaagaggagacggaggaggtgAAGAAGACTTACGTCAGCATCAAACCCGCACGCAAATACAGATTCCATTGA